A segment of the uncultured Desulfobulbus sp. genome:
CTCATCATTTCCAGCGGCCTTGGCCAGGACATAGCCTCCTTGAAGGATTCCTGCGATGGCTGCTGCTGCATCCTCGACAATCAAGGTAGAGGTAAACTCACCGAGTTCCTGCCCCTCCTTGATGACTTCTGCAATCTGCACCTGTAACCAGTCAAAGGTGGCATCCACCGGACGATGCAACTCCTCATTCACCACGATTTCAGGATCAGCAGTCAGGCGTCCGAGTTGACAGCCTTGGAGCACACTGCGCTCCTGCAGCAAAAAGGCTTCGATCCGCTCATACGGACTCCCCGGCCCCTGCAGCTTGCTCTGGGCAAAAGATCTGATCTGCTCAGCACAACGTTCAATAGCTGCCAGTGCAAGATCCGACTTCCCCTTGAAATGGTGATACATACTCCCCTGCCCTACACCGGCGCGTTGCTGAATTGCTTTGGGACTTGTGCCCACGTAACCGCGCTCCCACAGTAAGGACTGGGTACTCTTGATTAATTTCTCTCGTGCATCCATTCAAAATCTCGTCTTTTTCAATTTTACATACCAGTAGGTACAATACCAAATCAACAGAAGCAAGCAAAAAAGAGCGCCCCGTGCAGATACCACA
Coding sequences within it:
- a CDS encoding TetR/AcrR family transcriptional regulator; translation: MDAREKLIKSTQSLLWERGYVGTSPKAIQQRAGVGQGSMYHHFKGKSDLALAAIERCAEQIRSFAQSKLQGPGSPYERIEAFLLQERSVLQGCQLGRLTADPEIVVNEELHRPVDATFDWLQVQIAEVIKEGQELGEFTSTLIVEDAAAAIAGILQGGYVLAKAAGNDEPYYRAVRGLLALLKSGAPT